From Brassica oleracea var. oleracea cultivar TO1000 chromosome C3, BOL, whole genome shotgun sequence, a single genomic window includes:
- the LOC106335414 gene encoding 60S ribosomal protein L5-1 — MVFVKPSKSNAYFKRYQVKFRRRRDGKTDYRARIRLINQDKNKYNTPKYRFVVRFTNKDIVAQIVSASIAGDIVKASAYAHELPQYGLTVGLTNYAAAYCTGLLLARRVLKMLEMDEEYEGNLEATGEDFSVEPTESRRPFRALLDVGLIRTTTGNRVFGALKGALDGGLDIPHSDKRFAGFNKENKQLDAEIHRNYIYGGHVSNYMKMLNEDEPEKFQTHFSQYLKKGVDAESMEELYKKVHAAIRADPNPKKTEKPAPKTHKRYNLKKLTYEERKNKLIERVKALNGAAGGDDDDEDDEE, encoded by the exons ATGGT GTTTGTGAAGCCATCCAAGTCGAACGCTTACTTCAAGAGGTACCAAGTCAAGTTCAGGAGAAGGAGAG ATGGGAAGACTGATTACAGAGCAAGGATCCGTCTCATCAACCAAGACAAGAACAAGTACAACACACCAAAGTACCGTTTTGTTGTCAGGTTCACCAACAAAGACATAGTCGCACAAATCGTGTCTGCAAGCATAGCCGGTGACATTGTCAAGGCTTCTGCTTACGCTCATGAGTTGCCTCAGTATGGTCTCACTGTTGGACTTACCAACTACGCTGCTG CTTACTGCACCGGGCTTCTATTGGCTCGCCGTGTTCTGAAGATGTTGGAAATGGATGAAGAGTACGAGGGCAACCTTGAG GCTACCGGAGAGGACTTTTCCGTTGAGCCAACCGAGTCCAGGAGACCATTCCGTGCTCTTCTTGATGTTGGTCTTATCAGGACCACCACAGGAAACCGTGTCTTTGGTGCACTCAAG GGTGCCTTGGACGGAGGACTTGATATCCCCCACAGTGACAAGAGATTTGCTGGTTTCAACAAGGAGAACAAGCAACTCGATGCTGAGATCCACAGGAACTACATCTATGGTGGTCACGTCTCAAACTACATGAAGATGTTGAATGAGGATGAGCCAGAGAAGTTTCAGACTCACTTCAGTCAGTACTTGAAGAAAGGAGTTGATGCTGAGAGCATGGAGGAGTTGTACAAGAAGGTTCATGCTGCCATCCGTGCAGACCCCAACCCTAAGAAGACCGAGAAACCTGCTCCTAAGACACACAAGAG GTACAACTTGAAGAAGTTGACCTATGAAGAGAGGAAGAACAAGTTGATTGAGAGAGTCAAGGCATTGAATGGAGCTGCTGGTGGCGACGATGATGATGAGGACGACGAAGAGTAA
- the LOC106335415 gene encoding 60S ribosomal protein L5-1 — MVFVKPSKSNAYFKRYQVKFRRRRDGKTDYRARIRLINQDKNKYNTPKYRFVVRFTNKDIVAQIVSASIAGDIVKASAYAHELPQYGLTVGLTNYAAAYCTGLLLARRVLKMLEMDEEYEGNLEATGEDFSVEPTESRRPFRALLDVGLIRTTTGNRVFGALKGALDGGLDIPHSDKRFAGFNKENKQLDAEIHRNYIYGGHVSNYMKMLNEDEPEKFQTHFSQYLKKGVDAESMEELYKKVHAAIRADPNPKKTKKPAPKTHKRYNLKKLTYEERKNKLIERVKALNGAAGGDDDDEDDEE; from the exons ATG GTGTTTGTGAAGCCCTCGAAGTCGAATGCTTACTTCAAGAGGTACCAAGTCAAGTTCAGGAGAAGGAGAG ATGGTAAGACTGATTACAGAGCTAGGATCCGTCTTATCAACCAAGACAAGAACAAGTACAACACACCAAAGTACCGTTTTGTTGTCAGGTTCACCAACAAAGATATAGTCGCACAGATCGTGTCTGCAAGCATAGCCGGTGACATTGTCAAGGCTTCTGCTTACGCTCATGAGTTGCCTCAGTATGGTCTCACTGTTGGACTTACTAACTACGCTGCAG CTTACTGCACTGGGCTTCTTTTGGCTCGTCGTGTTCTGAAGATGCTGGAAATGGATGAGGAGTACGAGGGCAACCTTGAG GCTACCGGAGAGGACTTTTCCGTGGAGCCAACCGAGTCCAGGAGACCTTTCCGTGCTCTTCTTGATGTTGGTCTTATCAGGACCACTACAGGAAACCGTGTCTTCGGTGCACTCAAG GGTGCCTTGGACGGAGGACTTGATATCCCACACAGTGACAAGAGATTCGCTGGTTTCAACAAGGAGAACAAGCAACTCGATGCTGAGATCCACAGGAACTACATCTATGGAGGTCACGTCTCAAACTACATGAAGATGTTGAACGAAGATGAGCCAGAGAAGTTTCAGACTCACTTCAGTCAGTACTTGAAGAAAGGAGTTGATGCTGAGAGCATGGAGGAGCTGTACAAGAAGGTTCATGCAGCCATCCGTGCAGACCCCAACCCTAAGAAGACCAAGAAACCTGCTCCCAAGACACACAAGAG GTACAACTTGAAGAAGTTGACCTACGAGGAGAGGAAGAACAAGTTGATCGAGAGAGTCAAGGCATTGAACGGAGCAGCTGGTGGGGATGATGATGATGAGGACGACGAAGAGTAA